The genomic stretch TTGATTCATCTAAGATAGCATAATCAATTTCTTGTTTTTGTCAATGAGATAAATCTGTATCAGGAGTAACTATAATAATAGGGTAAATAATTTTAAGTAATTTAGTAAATTTTTTCATGAATTTTTGAGGTGGCAAGTTTTTAATTCTTACATGCTGTGCAAATTCTTGGTATTCTTTACTTTCTGCTTGGTTGAATTTTGCAACTTTGTTATAAATTCTTTCTAAAATTATTTTGTGCAATATTTTTTGATCTCAAATATGTTGCTCATATTTTAATTCTTTAGTTAATTCTATAATTTCACTTAATTTTTGAATTGCTTGTTTATCTAATGAATCATGCAGCACTTCATTAAAGAAATTAATTAAATCTTGCAAACTACCATCAAATTTCGGTATAAGGGCTTCAATATTATCTGCTACTTGTTTTACCTTGCGAAACTTAGGTAAAAAAGTTAACCATTTAACTTTATTTTCTTTTTTAAGTAATTCTAAAATTTGCCCATGTGAATAACTAGTTTCTGGATATAACAGATCATTAGGTAAATTAAGTAATAATTCAATATCTAATTGATAATTTGGATTTTGCTTGTATTTAGCTAAATAATAGTAAGCTCTTAAGATTGGTTGAATACTCTTAATAGTTAAAACCTCATTAATTAGTTCAATATACCTTTGTTCTTTATAACTTATTATCGGAGTTCTTTGGCTAGGAGTAATTGGTTCTTTAAAATTTTCAAGTAATTCAAGATATTTTATAATTGGCTCATAAAACTGATTTTTATTGATGTTTTTTGACTTTAAACTAAATAAACAAAATGATTGTAAAATTCCCATTCTTTCTTTAATAACATCTAATGCTGCTTTTTTTTGCGAAGCAACAATAGCACTTTTATTGTAAATTAAAATATTAGTTAATAAATTAACAATAGTTTGTGATTTACCTGTGCCTGGAGGACCTCAAATAATCGTATCTTGATTTAATGCTGAAACAATTGCTTTATCTTGCGAAAGGTTAGAAGGGGTTATTTTAAAAATAGTGTAATTTGAATTATTGATTGTTTTAGTAATTGTTTCTTGATAAATATTTTTATTAAAATCAACTTTTAAAATTTCATCAAATTCTTTATTTTCAATGATTTCTTTCATCCTGGTACGTGAGTATCCGCCAACAGGCTCAAAGAGTCCAATAATAGCACCAGGATGAAAGACCAAGTTTTCGTTTTTAATTTCAGCTTCGCCCATACTAGTAAAATGATCAAAAATATTTTCTGGCAGGGTAAATAAATTTTCCCAATCATTTTTTAAAATGCTAATTAATGAATTCATTGAATTAGCATGTAAATCAGCATCAAGGTGTAATGAAATTTGTTTATTGTCAAAAAAGAATAAAAGTTTTTCATTAGTTTTAATATCTCCTTCACTAGTTAAAAACGGTTTTCCATTTTTAAAGTTAATACTTACTTCTTTGAAAAATAAAGGAGCATAAATAACCTTATCATCAATTCTTAAGCTAATAAATAAAAACCCAATATGCATTGGTCAAATATTAGTTTCTTCTAAGTTTTCCTGGGCTTTAACAGCTAATTGTTTTCAAATAGTTACAGAGTTTTGAATTTTTAACTGAATAATATTTAAAACATTTTTCTTAATTTCTGCAAAACTAGTTTTAGCATTTAAAAAACGTTCGAATTTTAGCCGGCGAATATTTTTGCTTTTAGTTATAAAACTAAGTTCTTCTAATGAATTAGCTAATTCAACTTCTTTTTTTAAAGCTAATAATGCGCCATCTAATAGTGAAATATTAAAAGATTCATTATTGATAATTTCTTGGTATTGGTTTTCATCAATCATATCTTTAAGATCTAAATAATCTTTTTTATTATTACGTGTAAAAATTGCTGAATCTCCTGGTTCAACATCTAATAAATTATTTAAAATTGTATTATATTTAATATCAATTGTGTTCATATTAATCCTTTACTTTTGTTTCGTTAAAGCCGCAAAAGTAGCTTTAGAATATACACCTAAAATAATTGAAATTAAATTACTTTTTACAAAAAGGCCACTAACTCCTTTTAAAGCTTTAATTTTTTCTAAGTTAACTAAATTTAGATCTTTAATTTCTATTTCAATTCTTGAAAGCTTACATTCTTTAGCTACAAAATTATTATTTCCTAAATATTTAATTAATTTATTAATATCAAAAGGCAGATTTTCAACTTGATAAAAAGTGTTTTTCTGGTGTTTTACTTTTTTTCATTTAATTAAAATCAAACCGAATGAGACAATAATTAATAAAATCATTTTTCATTTATGGTTTATCATATTTAATATGATACATGAAAATTATCAATATTGAAGATTATTGTTGTCTAGTTAAGCAAAAAGTTGCCTGGTAGTAATTTAGCTTCGTAATATAAAAAGAAATTTCTGTTTAAATTTATAATGATATTTATATTTATAGGTAATTTCCAGACTTTTTTAAAAATTTTAAATTTAATTAATTTAAAGTATAGTTAAGAGATGAAGATTAACAAGTAATTAACATCTTCCTAATCTTTATGAATTCTATTAATAACTTTATCTTCATTTCCTAGAAACAATAGATTAATATGAAAAATTGTTAAATCTCAAATAAAATTAACTATTGAGAAAACTAAAATAATAACTAGCAACATTTATAATGAAGTTTTACTAAAATTCAAACTTTTATACATGGTGTGAAAATTTAAGATTTTTATTTAAAAAACACAAACCAACAATATTTAATAATATATCCATTTAATTCACTTTATTCGGAGGTTTTCCAAATGATAAAAAAAGTTATCAGTTGTATAAAAATATCCTAAAAGATTAATTTAATGAATATATTCTCTCTATGTATAAATAATTACATAATTTTGAGTTTTTAAATAGATTTTTAAAAAGAATCATTTGATAAATGTATTTATCTAGCCAAGATGTATATATGTTTTTAGCTAATAATGATTTATAGATATTAAAATCAAACTTATCTATTAAGTTATTTTTACTTAATATCTTTTTATAATTCAAAAAAATACAACAAATTTTTCGCGAAAGTTGCTAAATGATAAAATGAATAATATAAAAACATTATCCAAACTAAAACCTCTCCAAAGTTGGAGAGGTTTTAGTTTAAAACAAAATTATTTACCAAATTTAAAATGACAAATATCACCATCATTCATAATGTAAGTTTTACCTTCTTGGCGCATTTTACCAGCATTTTTTGCAGCTACTTCACCGCCATACTTAATATAATTATCATAACTTATAACTTCAGCTTTAATGAATTTTTTCTCAAAATCACTATGAATTACTCCAGCACATTTAGGAGCATTTCAACCTTTTTTATAAACTCAAGCTCTTGCTTCGATTTTACCAGCGGTAAAGTAAGTTTCTAAATCTAATAAATTAAAAGCTGTTTTTGTTAAAGTGTCTAATCCGCTACGTTCTATATTGTAAATTAATAATAATTCTTTTTTCTCTTTAGGATCTTCAATTTGGCTTAGCTGAGCTTCGATCTCAGCTGAGATTGCAAGTAACTTTTCATTTTCTTTTAAAGAGTTTTTTAGTTTACGATATAAAGGATCATTTTCATAATCTAAAAATTGTTCACTATTTAAATTAGCAACGTAGATCATTTTTTTAAATGTTAATAGGTGGTAACCTTTGATGAATTTCTCTTGTGCTTCATCTAAACTAATTTCTCTAGCTGGAATATTATTTTCTAAAGCTTCCTTAATTTTTAAAGCAGCACTTTGCTCAATAATTGCATCTTTATCACCTGATTTAGCTTTCTTAGCTACTCGATTTAATACATTAGTAATAGTTTCTAAATCAGCTAACATTAACTCGTAGTCAATTACTTCTTTGTCTCTAACTGGGTCAATTGAATTAGCAATATGCAAGATATCTTTATCATTAAAACATCTAATAACATGAATAATTGCATCAACATCACGAATGTTAGCTAAAAACTTATTACCTAAACCTTCTCCTTTTGAAGCGCCTTGTACTAAGCCAGCAATATCAACAAAGTCAAAAGTAGCTCAAACAATTTTCTCTGGATTGATTAACTTAGCAATGTTTTCCAAACGTTCATCAATTAAAGGTACACTTGAGATATTTGGTTCAATGGTAGTGAAAGCATAATTCGAAGATTCAACTTGTTTTTTTGTTAAAGCACTAAATAATGTGCTTTTACCAACATTTGGTAATCCAATAATTCCGGCTTTTAGTGACATAATTCTCCTTAGATTAAAATATTTTGAGTTATATTAAAAGATATGTTTAATATTATATGAATTTTACTGTAAATTTGGTAAAATACTAAAAAATAATTGGGGGTTTTATGGCATTTAGTACATTTGAAGTTTGAAGAAGTTTATATAACAATGAATCAATTTGCAAAATTAGTGATTTTGATTTAGCAATGAAAAATAACCAAATTGATTTTAATAATTTAGTTTCAAAATCTCAAGGAACTATTTATGGTCTTGAATTTTATGGCTTGGATAATTTTTTATTAGATCATTTAAATCCTTTTTCTCTTTTAGCAATTTTCTCAATTTTTTTAAAAGAAATAAACAATACCAAAAACAAAAAAATTTTAATTGCAACTGATTTTGAAATAACAAAGTCAACAAACTTAAAAGATTTATTAGTCAGATATGCAAATAAAGCTCGCTTTGAAACTTTTGTACATAATTATAGCCAAATTAACGAATTTTTATTTTATCAAACTATTGAATTAACTGGAATCCCAAATGGAATTTTTTTATCTTATAATAAAGGAAATGATAAATATTATATGAAATTAATTAAGGAAAAACAACAATTATCAGTTGATGAATACGAGTTTTATCTTAATGAATTTCCTAAAATAAAATCTTTAATTATGCTTTCACCAAGCAACCAATCAACAATTATTAATATTGATAAAATCATCAAATTTTATGGTGATAAATTTACCTTAAATCATTTGTCAAATCAAGGAGATATCTCGCAACATAAAACCTTGCGTATTAGCATTATTACTAGCAACTTGCTAGATAAATATATTTTACGAAAAGTATTAAAAAATTCTGGTTACAAAGTTATTGCTCACAATCTTACTTTATCTAATAAACTATTTTTTAGTAAATTTGAATTACGATTTAACAAATATAAAACAGATTTAATTATTTATTTAAATCAAGCTAATCAACTTAAAATATATGCTTGAAGGAAGAATAGATATATACTACTAAGAGAAGAAGACTTAGTTTATTTATTTATTAACTATTATTTTTTAACTTGAAAAAATAATTCAAGTTTAAGGTTAAATTCAATTTACTTACCTTTTTATGTCTCAAAAAATATTTTAAATTTATTAGTTAATTTCAAAATTCATTATGAGCAAAATTTAAAGATTGATTTAGATCATCAAAATGTACTTTTAAGCTTTGCTAATAACCGTTTTAGCGCTAATTTAAATTACAAACTTTTTTATTCGAATTATGATTTTATTTTAAAGCTTTGCTATATCTTTTTTAATTACAAAAATAATAATAATTTATTTGGTTATAAGTATAAGAAAATGCTTGAAAGTAACCAAAATATAATCCTTAATTCTAAAGCATTTAATTTTCCCTACCTTGAAGCTTTAAAAATTGATTCACTATTTAATTTAAATGAGAAATATTATAAATCATTAGAACTAATTAAAATCAAAAAATATGATTTTAAAACTAATTTACAACATGATTTATTAGAACTAACGTTTACTTATAAAAAGCAACTTTTTTATATTTATATTTTTTATGATTTTATGCAACGACAATTAGTCTTAAAATTAGAAACAGAAACTAAATACAATCTAACTTTAACTAAAAAATTAATAATTAAATTAATTTTGAAATTATTGCAACATGCTGTTAGCGAAAAAATTAAAGAACTAATTAAAACGGAGTCAAAGTGAAAAGAAACTTTCAATATACAAAAAAAGAAATCTTCAAAGAATACTTAAAATTCCAATTTAAGTCTAAAAAAACCTACCTAATTTTATGTTCTTTTATTATTTTTTATTGACTAATAGTTTTAATAGATTTTTTGATTCAACATTCAAAAGTATCATATTTATTTGTTAATTCCTTAAGCACAGCAACAATAATTAACTTTGTTAGCTCTCTTTTAGCTTTTGGTTTAAAAATTGGACTTTTAAATAAAACTTTGGGGAATTTAAAAAATACTAAAGCAAATTTAACTAAAAATTCTGAAGCACAAAAACTTGAAAAAATGTCTCAAAGTGAAAAAAATATTTATTATAAACAAAAAGAATTGAAAGAAAATTATTATAATAGTTTTTATTATAAAACATCATTTCCTTATGTTTTAAATCTGACTATTTGATTTCTTATTTTTATGATTAATGTACTGGTAACTTATATTTAGTTGTTCTTAAACTTGCTAACTGTAAGTTAATTTTTATTTAAAACAAACTTGAAGTAAAATTTTTATTTTTTAGCTTTTTTGGTAAAATAAAGATAATATGCAAAATATTAAGAAAATTAATGAAGCTTTTTTAAATCATTTAAAATCTTCAGGATTTGTATACCAAGGAAGTGAAATTTATGGGGGACTTTCAAATACTTGGGATTATGGTCCTTTAGGTGCTCTTTTAAAAGATAATATTCGTCAGGCTTGAAAAAATGAATTTATTCTAAAAGAAGCAAATAATTTTTTAATTGATTCAAAAATTTTAATGAATCCACAAGTATGGGTTACTAGTGGTCATGTTTCAAATTTTTCTGACCCGCTAATTGAAAATAAAGTTAACGGTAAAAGATATCGTGCTGATAAAATCTTGCAAGAATTTGATCCTAATTTAATTCCTGAAAAAATGAGTAAGGAAGAAATTAGAGATTTTTTAACAAAGAATGTTTTAGAATACGAGGGATCAAAAACGAATTGAAGTGAGATTAGAGAATTTAACTTAATGTTTGAAACTGAGCAAGGAATTGTCGAAGGTTCTAAGTCCAAAATTTATTTACGCCCTGAAACAGCACAAGGAATTTTTATTAACTTTAAAAATGTGCAACGCTCTTCACGTGCTAAATTACCTTTTGGAATTGGTCAAATTGGAAAGAGTTTTCGTAATGAAGTAACACCTGGTAATTTTATTTTCCGAACTAGAGAATTTGAACAAATGGAACTTGAATTTTTTACTATGCCTAAAGATACTCCAAAGTGGTTTGATTATTACGTTAATAAATGCAAAGATTTCGTTTTAAAACTCGGTCTTATAGATGAAAATCTTAGAGTTAGAGCCCATGATCCGGGAGAATTAGCACATTATTCGAGTGCCACAACTGATTTAGAATTTAAGTTTCCTTTTGGATGAGGAGAATTATTAGGAGTTGCTAACCGCAGCGATTATGATTTAAAATCTCATTCACAAGCTTCTGGAGAATTATTAGCATACTTAGATCCAGAAACTAATCAAAAAATATTTCCGTATGTTATTGAACCAAGTATTGGTTTAGATCGTTTAATGCTTGCAATTTTAGTTGATACTTATCATGAAGAAAAAATAAGTGATACAGAATCTAGAATTTTATTTAAATTTCCACTAGAGATAGCACCATACAAAATTGCAATTTTACCATTAGTTAAAAAACTAAGTGATAAAGCACAAGAAATTATGTCCTTTTTAATTGCTAAAGGAATTTCATGTGTTTACGATGAAACTGGTTCAATTGGTAAAAGATACCGCCGCCAAGATGCAATTGGAACATATTGATCTTTAACAATTGACTATGAATCATTAGAAAATGATACTTTTACTTTAAGAAATAGAGATACGATGCAACAAATTCGTATCTCACTTAATGATTTACTTAAATACTTATAATTAAAATGACACAAATAGATTTTAAAGAAATTAATCAACTAATTTTAGAAAAAACTGACATTGTTCAAGTTATTTCTAATTTTATTTCCTTAACTAAAAAAGGAAATAATTATTTGGGTCTTTGCCCATTTCACCAAGATATTAATCCTAGTTTTACTGTTTCAAGTGTTAAGGGAATTTACAAATGTTTTTCATGTAGTGAAAGTGGTAATGTGATCACTTTTATTAAAAAACATCTTAATAAAAACTACCTTGAAACCTTAGAATATTTTTCTAATGAGCTTTCTTTAAATTTAGATTTATCAAATAATAAAGAGACTAATTTAAGAACAAAAACTGAAGAAGAAACTCAAATTTTAGAGCTTTTGAATGTTGCTAATTCATTTTTTAAAATTAAAGTAACTAGTAATTTAAAAGCTCAAGAATATTTGAAAACCAGGGGGATTTTTGATCCAGAGATTCGTAAGAAATTTAGTATTGGCTATGCTCCTTATGATGAATTATTAACTTATTTAAATAATTCAGTTAATTATAGTAATGATTTAATTTTGAGAGCGGGTCTTATTAACAATAATTTACATGAAATTTTCCGCAACCGCATTACTTTTGGGATCAAAAATGAATTTAATGAAATAGTTGGTTTTAGTGCTCGATCATTAGAACCAGAGCAAAAACCAAAATATATTAATTCACCTGAAACATTTTTATTTAATAAATCAAAGATTTTATATAACATTCATAATGCCTTAGTTGCAGCCCAAAGCACCAAAGAATTAATTTTAGTTGAAGGTTTTATGGATGTTATCGCTTTTGATAAAGCAAAAATTGAAAATGTAGTTGCTTTGATGGGTACAGCCTTAACAGACCAACAAGTTGCTTTAATTAAGCAATTTAGAATTACTTTATTTTTAGATAATGATCAAGCAGGCCAAAGTGCTACAGTTAGATCAATTAAAACTTTATTAAAAAACAAAGTTAAAGAAATATTTGTTGCTTATAATTCTTATAACAAAGATCCTGATGAAATTTTAAATTCTGAAGGAGTTGATGCTTTAAGATATTTATTAAGTCAAAAAAAGTCATTTATCGATTTTTTATACGATTATTATGTTAATTTGAATAATCTTCGGAATAATGCAGATTTTAAGAATCTTAAAAATTTCAATTCAGAAATTTCACAATATTTAACTTTGATGAACTATGACCAAAAAAGTTATTTTACAACTAAATTTAAAAATGAATTTAATTATGATTTAATGGAAAATTTAAATCAAACCGAGTTAATGCATAAGGAATTAAATAATTTTGCACAACTTGATTTTGAGCAGTATTACGAAAATTATAATATTGATAATCTAATAAAAAGAAATGAACAAAAATTTAATGATTTTATGGCTAATAACATTCGAATTAAATTTTTGATTTATTTTATTTTAAAACCTGAATTTGCAAAGCGGTTTTATGAGTTAGATAATTCTAGTATTTTGTATTGTAAACCTGAAAATTTTGCTAATGTTTATAATGATATAAAAACTAAAACATTTCAATATCTTGATTTAGATTTAGGTTCTGAAAATGATTTAGTTTTTAATATTCAAAAACAAATGCACCGCAAGGTTTTTGAATTAATTAAATCTTACAATCAAAATTTTTCTGAATTAGATTTACAAAAATTTTATTTAACTTACACTAATAAAATCATGCATAATTTGCAAGAATCTAATGGCAAGGTTTCTTTAACACCCTTAATAAAAGAACTCTTAGAGTCTTATAAAACTGAAAACAAAAAATTTAATATTACGCCTAGCATTAAAAACTATAATAATTTAATTAAAGAATTAAAAAGATTTAAAGAAATTAAATTGTAAAGGAGAAGATATGAAAAAAGAATTTAATGCATTTATTACTTTGTTGAAAAGTGATATGAAAAAAAGAAAGCTTAAAACTTTATCACAAGAACAAGTTATGGACTTTGTCATGAAACAAAATTTAGAAGTCCAAGATGATGAAATGGATGATTTATTAAGCGAATTAATTGAGCTTAAAATTTTAAATCCTGAGCAAGACTCAGGAGATTTAGATGATGTTAATTTGACTGATTTTGAGTCAGAAGTTGCTAATTCAAACTCTAAAAAACAAGTTAAAGATTCTATGCTTGAAATAAGTGATGCAGAATTATCTGAAACAGAACTAGAAGTTTTGCAAAAAGAAATCTTAGATGATCAAGATGATGAAGAGATTTATGTTGACACAGAAGATGATCTTGAAGATGAAGATGATAAAGAAGAACTTGAAGAAGATGATGAGCCATATTTTGATGAATTTGAGGATGAAAATGATTTTGATCTAGATGATGGAATGCTAGAAGCAAAAGAACAAAAAGTTGATAATTTATCAAATAAACTTACTGAAACTAATGATATTGTGAAATGGTACATGAGGTGAATTGGTAAGTACGGAAAATTACTTAGCGAATCTGAAGAAAAAGAACTAGCTCACCGCATGATGCAAGGAGGCTTCCGAGGCAAAAAAGCCAGAGATACATTAATTAACCGTAATTTAAGACTGGTTATTAATAACGCTAAAAAATATAAAAATCGTGGTTTATCTTTTATTGATTTAATTTCAGAAGGTAATTCTGGGATTATTAAAGCAGCTCAAAAATTTGATATTACTAAAGGATTTAAATTCTCTACATATGCGACTTGGTGAATTCGCCAAGCAATTACACGTGCTGTTGCTGACCAAGCTCGAACTATTAGGGTTCCAGTTCATATGGTTGAAACAATTAATCGTGTTTCAAAAGCTGAACGTGAATTAAGTCATGAACTAGGATATGAACCTTCTGATGAAGAAATAGCCGAAAGAATTGGGGGTTCTTTTACAACCGATAAAGTTAGATACATTCGTAAAATTAATGCTGATCCAATTAGTTTAGATAAACAAGTTGGAAAAGAAAATGATTCACAATTTAGTGATTTTGTTAAAGATGATAATATTGTTAATCCAATTGATCATTCTGCTAAAGAAGAATTAAGTGTGATTTTAAAAAAAATGCTTGAACGTTTAGATTCTGATGAAAGAGAATTAATTTGTAAACGTTATGGAATTGGTGAAGATGCTAATGGTAATCCATATAAAGTGCATAGTCTTGAAGTTTTAGCTGCTGCAAGAAATAATGTTTCTAAAGAAAGAATAAGACAAATCGAAAATAAAATTTTAAAAAAATTACGTAATGATCCAAAATACGGCCATATCTTAAAGGATTTTTATTAATTATGACGGTTAAAAATGTAATTGGATATCTAGAAGATTTATATCCATTAAAACATGCTGAGCCTTGAGATCATTCAGGTTTAAATGTAAAATTTAAACTTTCAGCTAAAATAACTAGTATTATCTTAGCAATTGATTTAACAACAGAAGTTTTAGATTATGCAATTAGCAAGAAAGCTAATTTAATTATAACCCATCATCCTTTTATTTTTAGTGATTCATGAATTAACGAATACCA from Mycoplasmopsis bovirhinis encodes the following:
- a CDS encoding DEAD/DEAH box helicase — translated: MNTIDIKYNTILNNLLDVEPGDSAIFTRNNKKDYLDLKDMIDENQYQEIINNESFNISLLDGALLALKKEVELANSLEELSFITKSKNIRRLKFERFLNAKTSFAEIKKNVLNIIQLKIQNSVTIWKQLAVKAQENLEETNIWPMHIGFLFISLRIDDKVIYAPLFFKEVSINFKNGKPFLTSEGDIKTNEKLLFFFDNKQISLHLDADLHANSMNSLISILKNDWENLFTLPENIFDHFTSMGEAEIKNENLVFHPGAIIGLFEPVGGYSRTRMKEIIENKEFDEILKVDFNKNIYQETITKTINNSNYTIFKITPSNLSQDKAIVSALNQDTIIWGPPGTGKSQTIVNLLTNILIYNKSAIVASQKKAALDVIKERMGILQSFCLFSLKSKNINKNQFYEPIIKYLELLENFKEPITPSQRTPIISYKEQRYIELINEVLTIKSIQPILRAYYYLAKYKQNPNYQLDIELLLNLPNDLLYPETSYSHGQILELLKKENKVKWLTFLPKFRKVKQVADNIEALIPKFDGSLQDLINFFNEVLHDSLDKQAIQKLSEIIELTKELKYEQHIWDQKILHKIILERIYNKVAKFNQAESKEYQEFAQHVRIKNLPPQKFMKKFTKLLKIIYPIIIVTPDTDLSHWQKQEIDYAILDESSQIFIEKGLPILYLAKTKILAGDPKQMSPSNWFGRRSTDDSIFGKVESILDYASSLNLTKILLDKNYRSNHSELMSFSSKHFYNSQLDVVDTNENALSQPLEVFEVEGEWKDQKNEVEALKVIEVLKANLDKYNKIIILAFNIQQSDYINSLIINKYPELYDAITQNKIMIRNVENIQGHEADLVITTVSYDKFTRFSSTAICKPNSGKNTLNVAITRAKDKMIIIKTVKAIDIKLTENNSEDLEIFKAWLQFLEKSDLERKQDVYDSLNQEVDEFSDLTLFNLRKHKQKKITNAENAKWFIDFVINCIQNAVSGQSQYEIFENYIIGSLNIDLVITKNQKPYKAIIFDSFNYLNNESYMAIRDKYRFLKSKKYDVEIISPISWIHQQRELETWFKTENIQEQQNLIIQPSLTYILNKGDLNYFLKNKDEQKTKSPKEVIVDPMVQEKNKDYQQLQNTIEINSNQKSVEVNVELKKTKQKTLQDKSFVTKESRHKQELIDEDFDEFQSESQETTNLSEISTNIQDEDFEYFDFSYEDDLLTKEKDHKIELETNDSPIIEDELQKELNAIINNSNYKEKEQKNHDNTCK
- a CDS encoding PTS sugar transporter subunit IIABC yields the protein MINHKWKMILLIIVSFGLILIKWKKVKHQKNTFYQVENLPFDINKLIKYLGNNNFVAKECKLSRIEIEIKDLNLVNLEKIKALKGVSGLFVKSNLISIILGVYSKATFAALTKQK
- the ychF gene encoding redox-regulated ATPase YchF; protein product: MSLKAGIIGLPNVGKSTLFSALTKKQVESSNYAFTTIEPNISSVPLIDERLENIAKLINPEKIVWATFDFVDIAGLVQGASKGEGLGNKFLANIRDVDAIIHVIRCFNDKDILHIANSIDPVRDKEVIDYELMLADLETITNVLNRVAKKAKSGDKDAIIEQSAALKIKEALENNIPAREISLDEAQEKFIKGYHLLTFKKMIYVANLNSEQFLDYENDPLYRKLKNSLKENEKLLAISAEIEAQLSQIEDPKEKKELLLIYNIERSGLDTLTKTAFNLLDLETYFTAGKIEARAWVYKKGWNAPKCAGVIHSDFEKKFIKAEVISYDNYIKYGGEVAAKNAGKMRQEGKTYIMNDGDICHFKFGK
- a CDS encoding MAG5620 family putative phospho-sugar mutase; protein product: MAFSTFEVWRSLYNNESICKISDFDLAMKNNQIDFNNLVSKSQGTIYGLEFYGLDNFLLDHLNPFSLLAIFSIFLKEINNTKNKKILIATDFEITKSTNLKDLLVRYANKARFETFVHNYSQINEFLFYQTIELTGIPNGIFLSYNKGNDKYYMKLIKEKQQLSVDEYEFYLNEFPKIKSLIMLSPSNQSTIINIDKIIKFYGDKFTLNHLSNQGDISQHKTLRISIITSNLLDKYILRKVLKNSGYKVIAHNLTLSNKLFFSKFELRFNKYKTDLIIYLNQANQLKIYAWRKNRYILLREEDLVYLFINYYFLTWKNNSSLRLNSIYLPFYVSKNILNLLVNFKIHYEQNLKIDLDHQNVLLSFANNRFSANLNYKLFYSNYDFILKLCYIFFNYKNNNNLFGYKYKKMLESNQNIILNSKAFNFPYLEALKIDSLFNLNEKYYKSLELIKIKKYDFKTNLQHDLLELTFTYKKQLFYIYIFYDFMQRQLVLKLETETKYNLTLTKKLIIKLILKLLQHAVSEKIKELIKTESKWKETFNIQKKKSSKNT
- a CDS encoding glycine--tRNA ligase, which translates into the protein MQNIKKINEAFLNHLKSSGFVYQGSEIYGGLSNTWDYGPLGALLKDNIRQAWKNEFILKEANNFLIDSKILMNPQVWVTSGHVSNFSDPLIENKVNGKRYRADKILQEFDPNLIPEKMSKEEIRDFLTKNVLEYEGSKTNWSEIREFNLMFETEQGIVEGSKSKIYLRPETAQGIFINFKNVQRSSRAKLPFGIGQIGKSFRNEVTPGNFIFRTREFEQMELEFFTMPKDTPKWFDYYVNKCKDFVLKLGLIDENLRVRAHDPGELAHYSSATTDLEFKFPFGWGELLGVANRSDYDLKSHSQASGELLAYLDPETNQKIFPYVIEPSIGLDRLMLAILVDTYHEEKISDTESRILFKFPLEIAPYKIAILPLVKKLSDKAQEIMSFLIAKGISCVYDETGSIGKRYRRQDAIGTYWSLTIDYESLENDTFTLRNRDTMQQIRISLNDLLKYL
- the dnaG gene encoding DNA primase gives rise to the protein MTQIDFKEINQLILEKTDIVQVISNFISLTKKGNNYLGLCPFHQDINPSFTVSSVKGIYKCFSCSESGNVITFIKKHLNKNYLETLEYFSNELSLNLDLSNNKETNLRTKTEEETQILELLNVANSFFKIKVTSNLKAQEYLKTRGIFDPEIRKKFSIGYAPYDELLTYLNNSVNYSNDLILRAGLINNNLHEIFRNRITFGIKNEFNEIVGFSARSLEPEQKPKYINSPETFLFNKSKILYNIHNALVAAQSTKELILVEGFMDVIAFDKAKIENVVALMGTALTDQQVALIKQFRITLFLDNDQAGQSATVRSIKTLLKNKVKEIFVAYNSYNKDPDEILNSEGVDALRYLLSQKKSFIDFLYDYYVNLNNLRNNADFKNLKNFNSEISQYLTLMNYDQKSYFTTKFKNEFNYDLMENLNQTELMHKELNNFAQLDFEQYYENYNIDNLIKRNEQKFNDFMANNIRIKFLIYFILKPEFAKRFYELDNSSILYCKPENFANVYNDIKTKTFQYLDLDLGSENDLVFNIQKQMHRKVFELIKSYNQNFSELDLQKFYLTYTNKIMHNLQESNGKVSLTPLIKELLESYKTENKKFNITPSIKNYNNLIKELKRFKEIKL
- a CDS encoding RNA polymerase sigma factor, with protein sequence MKKEFNAFITLLKSDMKKRKLKTLSQEQVMDFVMKQNLEVQDDEMDDLLSELIELKILNPEQDSGDLDDVNLTDFESEVANSNSKKQVKDSMLEISDAELSETELEVLQKEILDDQDDEEIYVDTEDDLEDEDDKEELEEDDEPYFDEFEDENDFDLDDGMLEAKEQKVDNLSNKLTETNDIVKWYMRWIGKYGKLLSESEEKELAHRMMQGGFRGKKARDTLINRNLRLVINNAKKYKNRGLSFIDLISEGNSGIIKAAQKFDITKGFKFSTYATWWIRQAITRAVADQARTIRVPVHMVETINRVSKAERELSHELGYEPSDEEIAERIGGSFTTDKVRYIRKINADPISLDKQVGKENDSQFSDFVKDDNIVNPIDHSAKEELSVILKKMLERLDSDERELICKRYGIGEDANGNPYKVHSLEVLAAARNNVSKERIRQIENKILKKLRNDPKYGHILKDFY